A DNA window from Mariprofundus aestuarium contains the following coding sequences:
- the pyk gene encoding pyruvate kinase, with amino-acid sequence MTEFRRTKIVATLGPASESPEVLDQLIKAGVNVVRLNFSHGSADDHRMRAESVRTAAKNNGVCVGILADMQGPKIRVGKFKSGKTFLTPGQKFIIDGALGLDDGDDERVGLTYKELVGDVVPGARLLLNDGLIVMDVDDIIGQEIHCTVVVGGVLSNNKGINRAGGGLSAAALTDKDKEDIKTACSIGVDYIAISFPRDGADMEYARSLVRAEGSSAGLVAKVERAEAVENLESILEASDVVMVARGDLGVEIGDASVPPVQKRILREAPKHNTPVIVATQMMESMCENPIPTRAEVNDVANAVLDGTDAIMLSGETAAGKYPVEAVLAMHRTCMETEKQKVLPSSATRDPRFPPHSIDECMARQAMETSHMMPITAIASFTQSGNTVLYMSRHLTKVPIYALTPLASTAGRVTLFRNVIPKPVSDDYGEKDAPQATRDIMSMMLHDELVESDDLVIVTLGTPMGKAGGTNTMKIVRVGEVFND; translated from the coding sequence GTGACCGAATTTCGTAGAACCAAAATTGTAGCAACACTCGGTCCAGCCTCCGAATCTCCGGAGGTTCTGGACCAGCTTATCAAGGCTGGCGTAAATGTTGTGCGCCTTAATTTCTCGCATGGCTCCGCTGATGATCACAGGATGCGTGCTGAAAGCGTACGTACTGCGGCAAAAAACAACGGCGTCTGTGTTGGCATTCTGGCTGATATGCAGGGGCCGAAGATCCGAGTCGGTAAATTCAAGAGTGGTAAGACATTCCTCACTCCCGGTCAGAAATTCATCATCGATGGCGCTCTAGGACTGGATGATGGCGACGATGAGCGCGTAGGACTCACCTACAAAGAGCTTGTCGGTGATGTTGTGCCCGGTGCACGCCTGCTGCTCAATGACGGCCTGATTGTCATGGATGTAGACGATATTATAGGTCAGGAAATACACTGTACCGTCGTCGTTGGTGGCGTACTTTCCAACAATAAAGGCATTAACCGTGCTGGTGGTGGCCTCTCTGCAGCGGCCCTGACCGACAAGGATAAGGAAGATATCAAAACAGCCTGCTCGATTGGCGTAGACTACATTGCAATCTCCTTCCCGCGTGACGGTGCTGATATGGAGTATGCCCGTTCACTGGTTCGCGCTGAAGGAAGCAGTGCAGGTCTGGTTGCCAAGGTCGAGCGTGCGGAAGCCGTGGAAAACCTTGAAAGCATCCTCGAAGCATCCGATGTTGTCATGGTTGCCCGTGGTGACCTTGGTGTTGAGATCGGTGATGCTTCCGTACCTCCAGTGCAGAAGCGTATCCTGCGTGAAGCGCCGAAGCACAATACCCCGGTTATCGTGGCGACACAGATGATGGAATCAATGTGTGAAAACCCGATTCCGACGCGTGCAGAAGTAAATGATGTAGCCAATGCGGTACTGGATGGCACAGATGCAATCATGCTCTCCGGTGAAACGGCTGCCGGCAAATACCCGGTAGAGGCAGTGCTGGCAATGCACCGCACCTGCATGGAGACTGAAAAGCAGAAGGTTCTGCCTTCTTCGGCAACCCGCGATCCACGCTTCCCACCTCACTCTATTGATGAGTGCATGGCGCGTCAGGCGATGGAGACATCACACATGATGCCTATCACTGCAATTGCCTCATTCACTCAAAGTGGTAATACGGTTCTTTATATGTCACGTCATCTGACCAAGGTGCCGATCTATGCACTCACCCCACTGGCCAGCACTGCAGGACGGGTAACGCTGTTCAGAAATGTGATTCCAAAGCCGGTAAGTGACGACTACGGTGAGAAAGATGCACCGCAGGCAACCCGCGATATCATGTCTATGATGCTGCATGACGAACTGGTTGAAAGCGATGACTTGGTTATTGTTACCCTTGGTACCCCTATGGGCAAAGCCGGCGGTACAAATACAATGAAGATTGTCCGCGTTGGAGAAGTCTTCAACGATTGA
- the fba gene encoding class II fructose-bisphosphate aldolase (catalyzes the reversible aldol condensation of dihydroxyacetonephosphate and glyceraldehyde 3-phosphate in the Calvin cycle, glycolysis, and/or gluconeogenesis): protein MALISLRQLLDHAAENSYGMPAFNVNNMEQVHAIMQAADETDSPVIMQGSAGARGYAGEAFLRHLISAAVEQYPHIPVVMHQDHGSEPAVCLRSIQSGFSSVMMDGSLMADAKTPSTYEYNVAVTKAVVDMAHAGGVSVEGELGCLGSLETGMMGEEDGHGAEGKLDIEQLLTGVDEAADFVEKTGCDALAIAIGTSHGAYKFTKPPTGAVLRIDRIQEIHAKLPNTHLVMHGSSSVPQDWLATINQYGGDMGETYGVPVEEIVEGIKSGVRKVNIDTDLRMASTGAVRKFLVENPSNFDPRKFLKASTAAMQDICKARFEAFGSAGNASKIKPRSLESMISYYS, encoded by the coding sequence ATGGCACTCATTTCATTGCGACAACTACTGGATCATGCAGCTGAAAACAGCTACGGCATGCCGGCATTTAATGTAAATAACATGGAGCAGGTTCATGCAATCATGCAGGCTGCTGATGAAACCGATTCTCCGGTCATCATGCAGGGCTCTGCTGGTGCACGCGGTTACGCTGGCGAAGCATTCCTGCGTCACCTGATCTCAGCTGCAGTTGAGCAGTATCCACACATCCCTGTAGTGATGCATCAGGATCACGGTTCTGAGCCTGCAGTATGTCTGCGCTCTATCCAGTCAGGCTTCTCATCAGTGATGATGGATGGTTCTCTGATGGCTGATGCCAAGACTCCTTCGACTTACGAGTACAATGTAGCAGTAACCAAGGCTGTTGTAGACATGGCTCACGCCGGTGGCGTATCTGTTGAAGGCGAGCTCGGTTGCCTGGGTTCTCTGGAAACCGGCATGATGGGTGAAGAAGACGGCCACGGCGCTGAAGGCAAGCTGGATATTGAACAGCTTCTGACAGGTGTTGATGAAGCTGCTGACTTCGTAGAAAAGACTGGCTGTGATGCACTTGCTATCGCAATCGGCACTTCTCACGGCGCTTACAAGTTCACCAAGCCACCTACAGGCGCGGTTCTGCGTATCGACCGCATTCAGGAAATCCACGCCAAGCTGCCTAACACGCACCTGGTAATGCATGGTTCCTCTTCAGTTCCTCAGGACTGGTTGGCTACCATCAACCAGTACGGTGGTGATATGGGCGAAACTTATGGTGTTCCAGTTGAAGAAATCGTTGAAGGCATCAAGTCCGGCGTTCGTAAAGTGAACATCGATACTGACCTTCGCATGGCTTCTACCGGTGCTGTTCGCAAGTTCCTGGTTGAAAACCCATCGAACTTCGACCCACGTAAGTTCCTGAAGGCTTCTACAGCTGCAATGCAGGATATCTGCAAAGCACGTTTCGAAGCATTCGGTTCTGCTGGCAACGCTTCCAAGATCAAACCACGTTCTCTTGAGAGCATGATCAGCTACTACAGCTAA
- a CDS encoding cyclic nucleotide-binding domain-containing protein codes for MIHEIMDMMQAIPLFDKIAGSQLNVIAAHMNILKLEEKARLFSEGEKSDYMCFVVSGKLDVIKRAESGKLVAVSTLSRGRSIGEMALLDTFPRSATVVANTPCTLLIISREKFDEILVQYPAVGISFLKGIAEMLSLQLRKASGLLADVS; via the coding sequence ATGATTCATGAAATAATGGATATGATGCAGGCCATTCCGCTGTTCGATAAAATAGCGGGCTCACAGCTTAATGTTATTGCGGCACATATGAATATTCTCAAGCTTGAGGAAAAAGCGCGACTGTTTTCAGAGGGTGAGAAAAGCGATTACATGTGTTTTGTTGTCTCTGGCAAGCTGGATGTCATTAAAAGAGCAGAAAGCGGAAAGTTGGTTGCTGTATCCACGCTATCCCGGGGCCGCAGTATTGGTGAAATGGCGCTTCTTGATACGTTTCCTCGCTCGGCCACTGTTGTTGCTAATACACCATGCACCCTGCTAATCATTTCCCGAGAAAAATTTGATGAGATTCTGGTTCAGTATCCGGCTGTAGGCATATCGTTCCTGAAGGGGATAGCAGAGATGTTGAGTCTGCAATTGCGCAAGGCATCCGGGCTGCTTGCCGATGTATCCTAG
- a CDS encoding M48 family metallopeptidase produces MRDFFGQQEQARRNTSRLVLLFICSVTVIVLAVYVAVTAGLFITQMFISQQNGWLIREFWDFERFLWVITVTVAIVASGSLYRTYQLRQGGGAAVAEMLGAKRLPANSDDPLLRRLLNVVEEMAIASGVPVPPVYLMQQSGINAFAAGFGRSDAVIAVTNGAVELLSRDELQGVIAHEFSHILNGDTRLKMSLMGLLFGITLISDAGIMLMTARNSSRHYGRGRGTHPAVIVVGFLIFLVGTIGAVFADMIKRAVSRQREFLADAAAVQFTRNPTGIAGALKVIGGYKAGSRIDHAASQQASHFFFGNAVKSWENRDWWATHPPLAERIRRLDPGFKGEFKPVDSASRSAFVMNEAVSAFAGGEGVPAGLTAGVDAVMASIGNPGGNELQQAQSLLARMPNRLATFAHDPFTARATMYALLLDSCSKIRTVQLRRLQQEADANVFREMLEIQPIVAKLSPELRLPLLEMLLPALKSLSVEQFNAFRSCISTLIRADRKIGLFEYMMQRMLMRHLYPAFLKSKPMKVHFDAAGEIADDVAEIITILIGNGSHLLPEKVFEAAMRIFIEEGRMPAMPKLGGDTLSVLDHALRKAERASPEIKRGLLKACVFTVLADGKTAVPEIELLRTIADALDAPMPQLRLSGLE; encoded by the coding sequence ATGAGAGATTTTTTTGGACAGCAGGAGCAGGCCCGTCGTAACACCTCTCGCCTGGTGCTGCTGTTTATCTGTTCCGTTACAGTGATCGTGCTGGCCGTCTATGTGGCGGTGACGGCGGGGTTGTTCATTACCCAGATGTTCATTAGTCAGCAGAATGGCTGGCTGATCCGCGAGTTTTGGGATTTTGAACGTTTTCTGTGGGTCATAACCGTTACTGTGGCCATCGTGGCGTCAGGCAGCCTCTACCGTACTTACCAGCTCAGGCAGGGTGGTGGGGCGGCGGTGGCCGAGATGCTGGGCGCAAAGCGGCTGCCTGCGAATAGTGATGACCCGCTCTTGAGGCGGCTGTTGAATGTGGTTGAGGAGATGGCAATCGCATCCGGGGTGCCTGTGCCGCCGGTCTATCTGATGCAGCAGAGCGGCATTAACGCCTTTGCTGCCGGGTTTGGTAGATCCGATGCCGTGATTGCCGTTACCAACGGCGCAGTTGAACTGCTCAGTCGTGACGAGTTGCAGGGGGTGATTGCGCATGAATTCAGCCATATTCTTAATGGCGATACGCGCCTGAAGATGAGTCTGATGGGATTGCTGTTTGGCATAACGTTGATATCCGATGCGGGCATCATGCTGATGACGGCGAGAAACTCGTCTCGCCATTATGGTCGCGGGCGAGGCACGCATCCGGCGGTGATTGTGGTCGGTTTCCTGATCTTTCTTGTGGGTACCATCGGGGCGGTTTTTGCAGATATGATCAAACGTGCGGTGTCCCGACAGCGCGAATTTCTTGCTGATGCGGCAGCTGTGCAGTTCACCCGCAATCCAACCGGTATTGCCGGTGCACTGAAGGTGATCGGAGGGTACAAGGCTGGTTCGCGCATTGATCATGCCGCTAGCCAGCAGGCCAGCCACTTCTTTTTCGGTAATGCGGTAAAATCATGGGAGAACAGGGATTGGTGGGCTACGCATCCGCCGCTGGCCGAGCGTATCCGCAGGCTGGATCCCGGTTTTAAGGGAGAGTTTAAACCTGTTGATTCAGCCAGCCGCAGTGCGTTCGTGATGAATGAGGCGGTGAGTGCATTTGCAGGTGGTGAAGGGGTGCCTGCAGGGCTTACAGCCGGTGTTGATGCGGTGATGGCCTCGATTGGTAATCCCGGTGGCAATGAACTGCAGCAGGCACAAAGTTTATTGGCACGTATGCCGAATCGGTTAGCCACTTTTGCCCATGACCCGTTTACAGCGCGTGCCACGATGTATGCTTTGCTTCTCGATAGTTGCAGTAAAATCAGGACGGTTCAGCTGAGGCGGTTGCAGCAGGAGGCCGATGCCAATGTGTTCCGGGAGATGCTTGAGATTCAGCCCATAGTGGCAAAACTGAGCCCCGAACTTCGCTTGCCACTGCTTGAGATGCTGTTGCCCGCCCTGAAATCACTTTCGGTAGAGCAGTTCAATGCCTTTCGCAGCTGTATCAGCACATTGATCCGGGCTGACCGGAAAATCGGACTGTTCGAATACATGATGCAGCGCATGCTGATGCGCCACCTATACCCCGCGTTCCTGAAATCCAAACCAATGAAGGTGCATTTCGATGCAGCAGGGGAGATCGCCGATGATGTTGCTGAGATCATAACCATCCTGATCGGTAATGGCAGTCACCTGCTGCCTGAGAAGGTGTTTGAGGCTGCAATGCGAATCTTTATCGAAGAGGGGCGTATGCCTGCCATGCCGAAGCTTGGCGGTGACACACTCTCCGTTCTTGATCATGCATTGCGAAAGGCTGAGCGCGCATCGCCTGAGATCAAGCGGGGATTACTGAAGGCATGTGTCTTTACGGTACTTGCGGATGGAAAAACTGCCGTGCCTGAGATTGAACTTCTTAGAACCATCGCCGATGCACTGGATGCGCCGATGCCGCAACTTCGTTTGTCAGGCTTGGAGTAA
- a CDS encoding LemA family protein: MATTLLVVLGVVLFLIVYIVMVYNRLVKLKNRFKNAFSQIDVQLKRRYDLIPNLVETAKAYLKHEHETLQEVIEARNSALAAIKGAERHPGNPAAMKSLIGAEAALGGAMLNLNAVMENYPDLKADQTMAQLSEELTSTENKVSFARQSYNDEVMAYNTQRETFPDVMLAPMFGFMEAALWRIESQEEKQAPKVSF; this comes from the coding sequence ATGGCGACAACACTGTTGGTGGTTCTGGGGGTTGTTCTTTTTCTGATTGTTTACATCGTAATGGTCTATAACCGCCTGGTGAAACTGAAAAACCGTTTCAAGAATGCCTTCTCACAGATCGATGTGCAGCTTAAACGACGTTACGACCTGATTCCCAACTTGGTGGAAACAGCCAAGGCCTATCTCAAGCATGAGCATGAGACCTTACAGGAGGTGATTGAGGCTCGGAACAGTGCGCTGGCGGCGATTAAAGGGGCAGAACGCCATCCGGGTAACCCTGCGGCCATGAAGTCACTGATCGGTGCAGAGGCAGCTCTCGGTGGTGCCATGCTGAATCTCAACGCGGTGATGGAGAATTACCCCGACCTGAAAGCGGACCAGACCATGGCGCAGCTCTCCGAAGAGCTGACCTCGACAGAAAACAAGGTCTCCTTTGCGCGCCAGAGTTATAACGATGAGGTCATGGCCTATAACACCCAGCGTGAAACCTTTCCTGATGTGATGCTGGCTCCGATGTTTGGCTTCATGGAGGCCGCGCTCTGGCGCATCGAATCGCAGGAAGAGAAACAGGCTCCGAAGGTAAGCTTCTAA
- a CDS encoding MFS transporter yields the protein MIKSNRKTIYSWALYDWANSAYTTTVMAGFFPVFFKQYWASDLTANESTFWLGVANAGAGLVIALLAPMLGAMADQGGLKKQMMLSFTSLAVVMTAALFLVSEGQWIMAVLVYLFGAIAFSGANVFYDALIVDVAEHSDLDRVSALGYALGYIGGGILFAINVVMTLHPDWFFLADKAEAVRWSFLSVAIWWGLFTIPVALYVHEAGETGRMGWLASARAGFHQLSDTIHHLRSLKQVWLFLIAYFLYIDGVNTVAHMAVDYGLSLGFDSNVLISALLMTQFIAFPAALAAGWLGGRFGAKRVIIASIAVYAAACIWSSTMQNANDFYWLAAAIGLVMGGIQALSRSMYARIIPKKQSAEFFGFFNMLGKFATVFGPLLMGVASYLTGSARFSILVIVLLFAAGAIVLYYVEDNVQREEV from the coding sequence ATGATCAAAAGTAATCGCAAGACGATTTACTCATGGGCGCTCTACGACTGGGCCAATTCGGCCTATACCACAACGGTCATGGCCGGTTTTTTTCCTGTTTTTTTCAAGCAGTACTGGGCAAGCGACCTTACAGCCAATGAGTCCACCTTCTGGCTTGGCGTAGCTAATGCAGGGGCGGGCCTTGTGATCGCGCTGCTGGCACCGATGCTGGGGGCGATGGCCGATCAGGGCGGATTGAAGAAGCAGATGATGCTCTCCTTTACCTCTCTTGCCGTGGTGATGACTGCAGCCTTGTTCCTGGTCAGCGAGGGGCAGTGGATCATGGCGGTACTGGTCTACCTCTTCGGGGCAATCGCATTTTCAGGCGCCAATGTCTTTTACGATGCCCTGATCGTCGATGTGGCCGAACACAGTGATCTGGATCGGGTCTCCGCGCTGGGTTATGCACTGGGTTATATCGGTGGTGGTATCCTATTTGCCATCAATGTGGTGATGACACTGCATCCCGACTGGTTTTTTCTTGCTGACAAGGCTGAGGCTGTACGCTGGTCATTTCTGTCGGTGGCGATCTGGTGGGGCCTGTTTACGATTCCGGTGGCCCTGTACGTCCATGAAGCTGGTGAGACAGGGCGTATGGGGTGGCTGGCATCAGCCAGGGCAGGCTTCCATCAACTTAGTGACACCATCCATCATCTGCGTTCATTGAAACAGGTATGGCTCTTTCTGATTGCCTACTTCCTCTATATCGACGGGGTTAATACGGTGGCGCATATGGCTGTCGATTATGGCCTCTCACTCGGGTTTGACTCCAATGTGTTGATTTCAGCACTGCTGATGACCCAGTTTATCGCCTTCCCCGCAGCCCTTGCGGCTGGCTGGCTGGGTGGAAGGTTTGGTGCCAAGCGGGTGATTATCGCCAGTATTGCTGTCTATGCGGCTGCCTGCATCTGGAGCTCAACCATGCAAAATGCGAATGATTTCTACTGGCTGGCGGCAGCGATCGGGTTGGTGATGGGCGGCATTCAGGCTTTGAGCCGATCAATGTATGCGCGTATTATTCCTAAAAAGCAGTCGGCAGAGTTTTTCGGCTTCTTCAATATGTTGGGTAAATTCGCTACGGTGTTTGGACCACTGCTAATGGGGGTGGCCAGCTATCTGACGGGCAGTGCCCGTTTCTCGATTCTGGTGATTGTTCTCCTGTTTGCAGCTGGTGCTATCGTCCTCTATTATGTAGAGGATAATGTTCAGAGAGAGGAGGTGTAA
- a CDS encoding polysaccharide deacetylase family protein, with translation MFRVWTLIIPFICGFLWLSPAAAAEHAVILLYHHVADDTPAVTSVNPVEFSEHLNYLDRNGFHVMPLSQLLEWVATGKALPEKSAAITFDDGYKSIYQNAVPLLKARGWPFAIFINPQAIDRRYGAYMNWDELREVRKMGGELLNHTSSHGHLIRRLAGESTQEWEKRVSADITKAQQRIEAETGAAPRLLAYPYGEFSPELKSLVVMLGYTGLAQQSGVVSPFSDIAAIPRFPMMGRYAGKKAFALRVNSRPLPVKVLHGEDNVLKADQRRPLLRAQLGSAGFKTQALRCFLSSGEPMEIKWVERKKRIFELVSEADLPAGRTKYTCTAPARDNYRSYYWFSHLWIIPHADGSWPKE, from the coding sequence ATGTTTCGAGTCTGGACGCTGATTATCCCTTTTATCTGCGGCTTTCTCTGGTTGAGTCCTGCAGCAGCAGCCGAACATGCTGTCATCCTGCTCTACCACCATGTTGCTGATGATACTCCGGCGGTGACCAGTGTGAACCCGGTCGAGTTTTCCGAACATCTCAATTACCTCGATCGCAACGGATTTCATGTTATGCCGCTCTCACAGCTTCTGGAGTGGGTGGCTACCGGCAAGGCGTTACCGGAAAAAAGCGCTGCTATCACCTTCGATGACGGTTACAAATCTATCTATCAGAACGCTGTTCCGCTGTTGAAGGCACGCGGCTGGCCGTTCGCGATCTTTATTAATCCGCAGGCCATCGATCGTCGTTATGGTGCCTATATGAACTGGGATGAGTTGAGGGAGGTCAGGAAAATGGGTGGGGAGCTACTCAACCATACCAGCAGCCATGGTCACCTTATCCGCAGGTTAGCAGGTGAAAGCACGCAGGAGTGGGAGAAGCGGGTAAGCGCCGATATCACCAAGGCACAGCAGCGCATCGAGGCTGAAACCGGTGCAGCGCCGCGGCTTCTGGCCTACCCCTACGGAGAGTTTAGCCCGGAACTGAAAAGCCTTGTGGTCATGCTTGGTTATACCGGATTGGCGCAACAGTCCGGTGTGGTCTCTCCATTCTCCGACATCGCAGCAATTCCGCGCTTTCCGATGATGGGGAGATATGCCGGCAAAAAGGCATTTGCCCTGCGTGTGAACAGCAGGCCACTGCCGGTAAAGGTGCTGCATGGTGAAGATAATGTGCTTAAGGCTGATCAGCGGCGGCCTCTACTGCGGGCACAGTTGGGCAGTGCCGGTTTTAAAACGCAGGCGCTGCGCTGCTTTCTCTCATCAGGCGAACCGATGGAGATAAAATGGGTGGAGAGGAAAAAGAGGATATTCGAGCTCGTAAGTGAAGCCGATCTTCCTGCCGGACGAACTAAATACACCTGCACGGCCCCGGCAAGAGATAATTACCGCAGCTACTACTGGTTCAGTCATCTCTGGATTATTCCACATGCTGATGGCAGCTGGCCGAAGGAGTAG
- a CDS encoding D-aminoacyl-tRNA deacylase has product MRAIIQRVSSAMLVTDDTKVKKISRGIVVLIGVQKGDNAASVRRMAERLTSYRVFPDAEGRMNLSINDIGGDILLVPNFTVAGRHQKGNQSRILNCSRTF; this is encoded by the coding sequence ATGCGTGCAATCATACAACGGGTAAGCAGTGCAATGCTTGTGACCGATGACACCAAAGTGAAAAAGATCAGCAGAGGCATCGTTGTGCTCATCGGTGTGCAGAAGGGAGATAACGCCGCATCGGTCAGGAGAATGGCTGAACGGTTGACCAGTTACAGGGTTTTTCCTGATGCAGAGGGGCGCATGAATCTGAGCATCAACGATATTGGCGGTGATATTCTGCTTGTTCCCAACTTCACCGTTGCCGGCCGACACCAAAAAGGGAACCAGAGCAGGATTCTCAACTGCAGCAGAACCTTCTGA
- a CDS encoding D-aminoacyl-tRNA deacylase produces the protein MIFCLFPTSPLPADTKKGTRAGFSTAAEPSEGEKLFLELAETLTNRFPSLQTGVFAPTCKSPSPMMARLHLFWRADT, from the coding sequence GTGATATTCTGCTTGTTCCCAACTTCACCGTTGCCGGCCGACACCAAAAAGGGAACCAGAGCAGGATTCTCAACTGCAGCAGAACCTTCTGAAGGCGAAAAACTGTTTCTGGAGCTGGCAGAAACTCTTACAAACCGTTTCCCCTCCCTGCAGACCGGCGTCTTCGCGCCAACATGCAAATCTCCCTCACCAATGATGGCCCGGTTACATTTATTCTGGAGAGCTGATACCTAG
- a CDS encoding SLC13 family permease, whose product MSINSKNAAIFAGPAVATACLLLVDITGHPTASAMLAVALWMAIWWISECVPLGATAMIPLVAFPLLGIAAGKEIAPRYFNSIIFLFIGGFLIAQAMENCGLHKRIALNMLSRLHASPLQLAMGFAGATAFLSMWISNTATAMLMVTIALPLLKRLMEEHDAEEIAPVAATFLLIIAYSANIGGMGTPVGSPPNLVFLENMRVSLPNSVPSFLEWMMIGIPMVIVGLIVLFVILGPRLAKLPWKGSDGTQLKQSLHDLGRMRLEEKLVAWVLTITALLWMTRSGIQSEGLDIPGWSSLLPYKGVDDGTVAIFMASLLFLFRGEEGSAVLGREAFSKLPWDIVLLFGGGFALAYGMQHSGLSFWIGEQLEFLKTVPLPLMMLVVAVVIIFLTEITSNTATTQVMLPILAAASLANGLDAMSVMLVATIGASCAFMLPVATPPNAIIFGSGLVPMHAMVRAGIRLNLIMIVVVTAMVYLFRPLLPAI is encoded by the coding sequence TTGAGTATCAACAGTAAAAACGCAGCCATCTTCGCCGGCCCTGCAGTTGCAACAGCCTGCCTACTGCTGGTCGATATCACAGGTCATCCCACCGCATCTGCCATGCTCGCCGTTGCGCTCTGGATGGCAATCTGGTGGATCTCTGAATGTGTGCCGCTGGGGGCGACAGCAATGATCCCGTTGGTCGCCTTCCCCCTGCTCGGCATTGCAGCAGGCAAGGAGATAGCCCCCCGCTACTTTAACAGCATCATTTTTCTCTTTATCGGCGGCTTCCTGATCGCCCAGGCGATGGAGAACTGCGGCCTGCATAAACGCATCGCACTGAATATGCTCAGCCGCCTGCATGCCAGCCCTCTGCAGCTGGCCATGGGCTTTGCCGGAGCAACGGCATTCCTCTCCATGTGGATATCCAATACTGCTACCGCCATGCTGATGGTAACCATTGCCCTGCCGCTACTGAAACGGCTGATGGAGGAGCATGATGCAGAAGAGATTGCCCCGGTGGCTGCCACCTTCCTGTTGATTATCGCTTACTCGGCTAACATCGGTGGTATGGGCACGCCTGTCGGCTCACCGCCCAACCTGGTTTTCCTTGAAAACATGCGTGTAAGCCTGCCCAACTCTGTTCCCTCGTTCCTTGAGTGGATGATGATCGGCATTCCGATGGTGATTGTCGGCCTTATCGTCCTTTTTGTCATTCTCGGCCCGAGGCTGGCGAAGCTGCCCTGGAAAGGATCGGATGGAACTCAACTTAAACAGTCCCTGCATGACTTGGGGCGCATGCGACTGGAGGAGAAGCTGGTTGCATGGGTACTTACCATTACAGCACTGCTCTGGATGACCCGTTCCGGCATCCAGAGCGAGGGACTGGATATTCCCGGCTGGTCCTCCCTGCTTCCATACAAAGGTGTAGATGACGGCACTGTTGCCATTTTCATGGCCTCGCTTCTCTTTCTGTTTCGCGGTGAAGAGGGTAGTGCCGTTCTCGGGCGCGAAGCCTTTTCCAAGCTGCCTTGGGATATTGTACTGCTCTTCGGTGGCGGCTTTGCACTTGCCTACGGCATGCAGCACTCGGGCCTCTCTTTCTGGATCGGCGAACAGTTAGAGTTCCTCAAAACCGTGCCGCTTCCACTGATGATGCTGGTTGTAGCCGTGGTGATCATTTTTCTGACCGAGATCACCAGCAACACCGCAACCACGCAGGTGATGCTGCCGATCCTTGCAGCTGCCAGCCTTGCCAATGGTCTCGATGCGATGTCGGTGATGCTGGTGGCCACCATCGGCGCCTCATGCGCGTTCATGCTGCCGGTTGCAACGCCGCCCAACGCCATTATCTTCGGCTCCGGCCTTGTGCCGATGCACGCCATGGTCAGGGCAGGTATTCGATTGAATCTGATTATGATTGTCGTGGTAACAGCCATGGTTTATCTCTTCCGCCCACTTCTACCTGCCATCTGA